A window of the Cucurbita pepo subsp. pepo cultivar mu-cu-16 chromosome LG01, ASM280686v2, whole genome shotgun sequence genome harbors these coding sequences:
- the LOC111801831 gene encoding uncharacterized protein LOC111801831, producing the protein MQVSPFFHRPSAVVFPKFRPVSTVSPPWLRRQGAAPRCVSQGGWGSSVAELEREFSVEGEEWLKLGRLEEKCGSGGKGMVELLESLEREAIMGEDEGRDPTNYHRRAKIFSTSSRVFQALKEHSDDESEERERERKKKDEHVHMRSYSELPNLFDITSEFLLYSSLKHFFFLFISSQTFFFNQPNGCKLFSFKQRRKVFIILP; encoded by the coding sequence ATGCAAGTCTCACCCTTCTTCCACCGCCCATCCGCCGTCGTCTTCCCCAAATTCAGGCCAGTTTCAACGGTTTCCCCACCATGGCTCCGCCGTCAGGGTGCGGCACCGAGATGTGTTAGTCAGGGTGGCTGGGGGAGCTCTGTGGCGGAGCTGGAGAGAGAATTTTCGGTGGAGGGAGAAGAGTGGCTGAAACTAGGGAGGCTAGAGGAGAAATGCGGCAGTGGAGGAAAAGGAATGGTGGAGTTGCTTGAATCTTTGGAAAGAGAAGCCATTATGGGGGAAGATGAAGGTCGAGACCCTACTAATTACCATAGGAGGGCTAAGATTTTCAGTACCAGTTCTAGAGTTTTTCAAGCTCTCAAGGAACATTCTGATGATGAAtctgaagagagagagagagagaggaagaagaaggatgaacaTGTTCATATGAGATCTTATTCGGAGTTACCAAACTTATTTGACATCACATCAGAGTTCCTTCTTTACAGTTCTTTGAAacacttctttttcttattcatcTCCTCCCaaaccttcttcttcaaccagCCAAATGGCTGCAAGCTTTTCAGTTtcaaacagagaagaaaagtaTTTATAATCCTTCCCTAG